The Synergistota bacterium genome includes a region encoding these proteins:
- a CDS encoding cupin domain-containing protein — protein MVIKKSEFIGGAPMEKKKGVRDWKVIYPETGFPTKSLIVGIVEIPPGAHSPLHRHNCEEIYYVLQGKGEVEVEGQRFPFEAGDAVYNKENTCHRVFNTGDEDLRLLVVAGIMFVGLLPQWPTSCPYEIFEED, from the coding sequence GTGGTCATAAAAAAGAGCGAGTTTATAGGAGGAGCTCCCATGGAAAAGAAAAAGGGAGTAAGGGACTGGAAGGTAATATATCCTGAGACTGGATTTCCTACAAAATCGCTAATAGTTGGGATAGTGGAGATTCCGCCAGGTGCTCATAGCCCTCTTCATCGTCATAATTGTGAGGAAATATATTACGTTCTTCAAGGTAAAGGGGAAGTTGAGGTAGAGGGACAGAGGTTTCCTTTCGAGGCTGGTGATGCCGTTTATAATAAAGAGAATACATGTCACAGGGTATTTAATACAGGCGATGAGGATTTAAGGCTTTTGGTTGTAGCAGGAATAATGTTTGTTGGCTTGCTACCTCAGTGGCCTACATCGTGCCCTTATGAGATCTTTGAGGAGGATTAA
- a CDS encoding GntP family permease: MLVFHLVVAIAIALILIIRYRWSPVFGLILGALYFGIASGQGALKTASTIASGFGTTMTGIGLVVGFGVIIGQLLADSGAVESIVRSLLRVFSPKRTPEALCSASLIVSTPVFFDVGFIILAPIARRIAKVTSGSVPLLLSSLIIGLGTAHMLIPPTPGPLVVADTLKVPLGKMILGGFLVGAPGAFLALYIYKFITQVKGFWNTSEDEDVFFKDVSYEETTKGKLPSLALSLLPIVTPIVLILLASLVRVIAGKEPGPFGSFLLFIGDRNIAMLLGAMCALYVGYTTMDRESLSKSVDKALASAGIVLLITGAGGSLGAVLGGSNIGKVLAEAMKVYQIPILFLAWIIASVIKIAQGSGTVAIITTANLMAPLISQLNVPGLWLALAIGSGALLGCHINDSGFWVVAKVSGLTTKGGFKTYTLATAINAVTTLVMILVFMAIF; this comes from the coding sequence ATGCTTGTGTTTCATTTAGTTGTTGCTATAGCGATAGCTCTGATACTTATAATACGCTATAGATGGTCTCCAGTCTTTGGTTTGATCTTGGGAGCTTTGTACTTTGGAATAGCTTCGGGTCAAGGTGCTTTAAAAACCGCTTCTACAATAGCTTCTGGATTTGGTACCACAATGACGGGAATAGGCTTAGTTGTAGGTTTCGGTGTGATTATAGGACAGCTTTTGGCTGACTCTGGTGCTGTTGAGAGTATAGTTAGATCCTTACTGAGGGTTTTCTCTCCTAAGAGGACACCTGAAGCGCTTTGTTCCGCTTCGCTGATAGTATCTACGCCTGTATTTTTTGACGTCGGCTTTATAATCTTAGCTCCTATAGCAAGAAGGATCGCTAAAGTTACTAGTGGAAGCGTGCCTCTTCTTTTATCTTCGCTTATCATCGGTTTAGGAACGGCTCATATGCTTATTCCACCTACCCCTGGGCCTTTGGTTGTGGCTGATACCTTGAAGGTTCCTTTAGGAAAGATGATCTTGGGAGGCTTTTTAGTTGGAGCACCTGGAGCTTTCTTGGCTCTCTACATCTATAAGTTTATAACTCAGGTTAAGGGTTTCTGGAATACCTCTGAAGATGAAGATGTTTTCTTTAAGGATGTTTCTTACGAAGAGACAACGAAGGGTAAACTTCCCTCTCTTGCTCTTTCTCTTCTTCCTATAGTTACACCTATAGTTTTGATTCTTTTAGCTTCTTTGGTAAGGGTTATAGCTGGAAAGGAACCAGGTCCTTTTGGTAGCTTCCTTCTTTTCATAGGTGATAGGAACATAGCTATGCTTTTAGGTGCGATGTGTGCCCTCTATGTGGGTTATACCACCATGGACAGAGAGAGTTTATCTAAGTCTGTAGATAAGGCTCTTGCAAGCGCTGGAATAGTTTTACTTATAACTGGCGCAGGTGGATCTCTTGGGGCCGTTTTAGGTGGAAGTAATATAGGAAAGGTTTTAGCAGAAGCTATGAAAGTTTATCAGATACCTATTCTGTTTTTAGCATGGATAATAGCTTCTGTTATAAAGATAGCTCAAGGTTCAGGAACTGTTGCTATAATAACCACTGCCAATCTTATGGCTCCTTTGATATCTCAGCTCAATGTACCTGGCTTGTGGCTAGCATTGGCTATTGGTTCTGGAGCTCTTTTGGGATGTCATATAAACGATAGCGGTTTTTGGGTTGTTGCTAAGGTCTCAGGGCTAACTACTAAAGGTGGTTTTAAGACCTATACTTTGGCCACTGCTATTAATGCGGTTACAACCCTTGTTATGATATTGGTATTTATGGCTATATTTTAA
- a CDS encoding mandelate racemase/muconate lactonizing enzyme family protein has translation MRITEVKFIPLKCKLPKPIKFSLGVLTHRNFALVKVETDAGISGWGEAFVNFPSWAIYERKATIEYGLKPLLIGENPLDPEGLTHRVMSRLYRLGLQWGARGCIYQAISAINIALWDIKGKVEDKPLYKLLGGKKDKVLLYAIGMDMSDLESSLTMCLKLGFKALKIRVGFDKEEDVILVKKARSIVGKDVKVYVDANQGWESEEAYEMVLRVEEAGADWIEEPTLCEDLKTMSEIAERLTIPLAAGENYFGISDFRKALDLKAIDIGMPDITRVGSIGEMRKVCDLLKERGLPYSPHFYGSDVGFAATLHFACAVPNRLEVPRDVSLTPLREEVLRTPLEIVDGYAIPPDGPGLGIDVNEEALNKYAF, from the coding sequence GTGAGGATAACTGAGGTTAAATTCATTCCTCTTAAATGTAAATTGCCTAAACCTATTAAATTTTCATTGGGTGTTTTGACTCATAGAAACTTTGCGTTGGTTAAAGTTGAGACTGATGCAGGAATATCGGGTTGGGGTGAGGCTTTCGTTAACTTTCCTTCTTGGGCGATTTATGAGAGAAAGGCTACCATAGAGTATGGTCTTAAACCTCTTTTGATTGGCGAAAACCCTCTTGATCCGGAGGGATTAACCCATAGAGTTATGTCAAGGCTTTATAGATTAGGTCTTCAGTGGGGGGCTCGCGGTTGTATATACCAGGCTATAAGTGCCATTAACATAGCGCTATGGGATATAAAGGGTAAAGTAGAGGATAAGCCTCTCTATAAGCTTCTCGGAGGGAAAAAGGATAAAGTTCTACTTTATGCGATAGGTATGGATATGTCTGATTTGGAGAGCTCTTTAACTATGTGTTTAAAACTTGGTTTTAAGGCTTTGAAGATAAGGGTAGGTTTTGACAAAGAAGAGGATGTTATTCTTGTAAAGAAGGCGAGATCTATCGTTGGTAAGGATGTTAAGGTTTACGTGGATGCTAATCAAGGTTGGGAAAGCGAGGAGGCTTATGAAATGGTGCTTAGGGTGGAAGAAGCTGGAGCTGACTGGATAGAAGAGCCTACGCTCTGTGAAGACCTGAAAACCATGTCGGAAATAGCTGAAAGATTAACCATCCCCCTTGCTGCTGGAGAAAACTATTTCGGTATTAGCGACTTTAGGAAAGCCCTTGACCTTAAAGCTATAGATATTGGTATGCCTGATATAACGAGAGTGGGAAGTATAGGTGAAATGAGAAAGGTATGCGATCTGCTGAAAGAAAGAGGGCTTCCTTATTCACCTCACTTTTATGGTAGCGATGTGGGTTTTGCAGCTACCCTTCACTTTGCTTGTGCAGTTCCTAACCGCTTAGAGGTGCCAAGGGATGTCTCTTTAACACCCTTAAGGGAGGAGGTGCTGAGAACCCCGTTGGAGATAGTTGATGGTTATGCTATCCCGCCTGATGGACCAGGCTTAGGGATAGATGTAAATGAAGAAGCCTTGAATAAATATGCATTTTAA
- a CDS encoding FadR family transcriptional regulator encodes MINNIQAGKFKVGDKIPPEQVIAEGIGVSRTAVREALVALEMAGVLERKAGDGTYVTGYLPISFSRALEILQEDENTIDIIEARKALEPGIAELVCERISEDEIKTLESFVNKMNEAGKIGDVDSFIEADYFFHSYLAKFTKNSILESTLEGFLFLMRKHLWRYIKEKCIKEKDRSWTESVDTHRVIVNALRTKNKEKAKEAMLKHFEEIFKLIEDR; translated from the coding sequence ATAATAAACAACATTCAAGCTGGAAAGTTTAAGGTAGGTGATAAGATACCGCCAGAACAGGTCATAGCTGAAGGAATTGGTGTTAGTAGAACGGCGGTAAGGGAGGCTTTAGTTGCTTTAGAAATGGCTGGAGTTTTAGAAAGGAAAGCGGGAGATGGTACTTACGTAACAGGATATCTTCCCATCTCCTTTAGTAGGGCTCTTGAGATACTTCAAGAGGATGAAAATACCATAGATATAATTGAGGCTAGGAAAGCTTTGGAGCCTGGTATCGCAGAGCTTGTATGTGAGAGGATTTCTGAAGACGAAATCAAGACCCTTGAGTCTTTCGTGAATAAGATGAATGAGGCAGGTAAGATAGGTGATGTTGATTCCTTTATAGAAGCTGATTATTTCTTTCATAGTTATTTGGCTAAATTTACTAAGAACTCTATACTTGAGAGTACGTTGGAGGGATTTTTGTTCTTGATGAGAAAGCATTTATGGAGATATATTAAGGAAAAGTGTATTAAGGAGAAAGATAGAAGCTGGACTGAGTCTGTTGATACTCATCGGGTTATAGTTAATGCCTTGAGGACGAAAAATAAAGAGAAGGCAAAAGAAGCAATGCTAAAGCATTTTGAGGAGATTTTTAAACTTATAGAGGATAGGTAG
- a CDS encoding class I SAM-dependent methyltransferase translates to MDSKEYFDRVAINWDQMRSSFFSEAVREKAIALADVKEGKEALDVGAGTGFITEGLVTKGLKVVAMDQSKAMLEKMRSKFSNFEKVIYVIGGAESIPFLDSSFDYIFANMCLHHVEDPAKAIREMARVLKPGGKLVITDLDEHNFTFLKEEHHDRWMGFKREEVKKWFLDAGLKGVFVEGIGESCCARSCCKGDYASVSIFVALGVKY, encoded by the coding sequence TTGGATAGTAAGGAATATTTTGACAGAGTAGCTATTAATTGGGATCAAATGAGGTCTAGCTTTTTTTCAGAGGCTGTTAGAGAGAAGGCTATAGCTCTTGCAGATGTTAAAGAGGGTAAGGAAGCTCTCGATGTTGGAGCTGGAACAGGATTTATAACAGAGGGATTAGTTACCAAGGGATTAAAGGTTGTAGCTATGGATCAATCGAAAGCCATGTTAGAGAAAATGAGGAGCAAGTTTTCTAATTTTGAAAAAGTGATTTATGTTATCGGCGGGGCTGAAAGCATACCTTTTCTGGATAGCTCTTTTGACTATATTTTTGCTAACATGTGCCTTCATCATGTTGAAGATCCGGCTAAAGCTATAAGAGAGATGGCCCGTGTGCTAAAACCGGGTGGAAAGCTTGTAATAACCGACTTGGATGAACATAACTTTACCTTTTTAAAAGAGGAGCATCACGATCGCTGGATGGGGTTTAAAAGGGAAGAAGTAAAGAAGTGGTTTTTAGATGCTGGGCTTAAGGGCGTTTTTGTGGAAGGTATTGGGGAAAGCTGCTGTGCTCGGTCATGCTGTAAGGGTGATTATGCAAGCGTGAGTATATTTGTGGCTTTGGGGGTTAAGTATTAG
- a CDS encoding TRAP transporter large permease subunit, translating into MFLISRKKNKTSVFIDLALVFMTLFSGIYLMVAWRQITLIGVGQRTPLEIVLAIFAVLVSIEGARRSIGMMLPVTAIAFLIYVFIGKWLPAVIGHRGYSLNRIATIIYYGTEGIFGTALDVSANVIIVFIIFGSLLSVTGAGQFFIDLAFSIAGRWRGEI; encoded by the coding sequence ATGTTTTTAATAAGTCGTAAAAAGAATAAGACCTCAGTTTTTATTGATTTAGCTTTGGTTTTCATGACGCTTTTTTCAGGAATTTACTTGATGGTCGCTTGGAGGCAGATTACCCTTATTGGGGTTGGGCAGAGGACGCCTTTGGAGATAGTTTTAGCCATTTTCGCTGTGTTAGTCAGTATAGAAGGAGCACGCCGTAGCATTGGTATGATGTTGCCAGTTACAGCTATAGCCTTTTTAATATATGTGTTTATTGGCAAATGGCTACCCGCTGTTATCGGACATAGGGGTTACAGCCTAAATAGGATCGCAACCATAATTTATTATGGAACTGAAGGGATTTTTGGGACGGCTTTAGATGTTTCTGCTAATGTGATTATCGTTTTTATAATATTTGGGTCGTTGCTTAGTGTAACTGGGGCGGGGCAGTTTTTTATAGATTTAGCCTTTTCCATTGCAGGTAGGTGGAGAGGAGAGATTTGA
- a CDS encoding TAXI family TRAP transporter solute-binding subunit, translated as MKRLVILFLIAFALLSFNVVALAATKHISIGTAGTGGYFYPLGGAIASIINKYVEGVQATAEVTGGSVENVVLVAKNKVQIGMANGNILYAGYHGLEPYKEAYKNLRGLFTIQPSVVHVLTLKTTGIKTVRDLKGKRVVLGPAGGGQIVLFKEILKQYNMALEDLKPIYVSYTQGVQALLNGNADALLAMAAIPQKAVIELAARSKDWVMIRFEDDVIERVTKASPYFIKFIIPKNTYSGLNEDVVTVAATTAVFCRDDLEEEIAYKICKAVYENLDILIKTIESAKVMNVENGKDVPIPLHPGAERFFKEKGVLK; from the coding sequence ATGAAAAGGCTTGTGATTTTGTTTCTGATAGCTTTTGCATTGCTGAGTTTTAATGTAGTCGCTCTGGCTGCTACTAAACACATTTCTATAGGAACTGCAGGAACAGGGGGTTACTTCTATCCCTTAGGAGGGGCTATTGCAAGCATAATTAATAAATATGTTGAGGGAGTCCAGGCAACCGCTGAAGTTACGGGTGGATCAGTTGAAAATGTTGTCTTGGTTGCCAAAAACAAGGTTCAAATTGGTATGGCTAATGGTAATATACTTTATGCTGGATATCATGGACTTGAACCTTACAAGGAAGCATATAAAAACTTAAGAGGCCTATTTACGATTCAGCCAAGCGTTGTTCATGTTTTAACTCTTAAAACCACTGGTATAAAAACTGTGAGGGATTTGAAGGGTAAAAGGGTAGTTCTTGGACCAGCGGGTGGAGGCCAGATAGTGCTATTTAAAGAGATATTGAAGCAATATAACATGGCCCTTGAGGATTTAAAGCCTATTTATGTTTCTTACACCCAAGGCGTTCAAGCTCTCCTAAATGGTAATGCTGATGCTTTATTAGCTATGGCTGCTATACCCCAGAAAGCTGTTATAGAGTTAGCGGCAAGAAGCAAAGATTGGGTAATGATAAGGTTTGAGGATGATGTGATAGAGCGCGTTACTAAAGCTTCTCCTTATTTTATAAAGTTTATCATCCCTAAAAACACTTATTCTGGATTAAACGAAGATGTGGTTACTGTTGCTGCTACAACTGCTGTTTTTTGCAGAGATGATTTAGAAGAGGAAATAGCCTATAAGATATGTAAGGCTGTGTATGAAAATTTGGATATCCTTATAAAGACCATTGAATCAGCTAAGGTTATGAATGTGGAAAATGGTAAAGACGTCCCTATTCCGCTTCACCCTGGGGCTGAGAGATTCTTTAAGGAGAAAGGGGTTTTAAAATAG